GAAGAATGTCCACAGAAGAGCGCAGGTCAGCACTTTTCAGAGAGCTGCTGCAGACCCGGCACCAGAATAAAGTGACTTAGGGGGGCAGTTGAAATCGATGAAGGGGCACACTTTTGGGGgggttcttgcattggaattatattgaattctgcgTATATACCACAATAAACATAAAGTTCAAATGCTGAGACTCTGAGACCATTGAATGCTTGCTTTTGAAGTGACAGGTTGACACAAAATCTGTAGCCTATCTCTGCTGTGCTGCATCAGCACATTGGACAGCGTCCTACACACTAAAGCACATGGAAACTATGTGTTTGATGcaattgataccattccactcattcagctccagccattaccacaagcccgtcctccccaaataaggtgacaccaacctcctgtgcaaaCAGCCTATCTGAATGCAGCCGTACACACAACTGTCTTACCAAAATaatgcaaactaaatgctgaaagtagtagcctagttattcatgcatgcaaacaaaAACACTGAACAACAGTTTGGCTTAGAATACCGACACAACTGCGAATGCGAACAAATTAATGTGAACAGAACAAAACAGTGGCACCAAGCAGGCAGAGTAAACAAAATATCAGATGGATAAAGGCATGACACAATCTATATTTACGCTAGTTACATTAACAGTAATCAAACAGTTGGAGATGGAAATAACTAAAACATATCCTACAACCtcctacagtgagatgcagccatgCACAGGCCTGCTTCAAACATGGACAATCAAGCCGCTCATGGCTTCAGTAACTTCTGTGGGTCAAATTTGACCTACGTAATCATTTAAGCAACACCAGCCTACCATGAACACGTTTCTAATACGTACAGTTCCATTTACAACAACTCAAACCAATAGGCTACCAAGAAAACAATAGTAGAATGTATCTATTTCTATGATGAAACATACCCATATGTAGCTTTACCCAGGGGCGTCATTTGGGTTCTTacattggaattatattgaattctaTATATCATTCTATACCACAATAAACATAAACGTTTAAATGCAGAGACCATTGAGTGCTTTTGACAAAGAAGTGACAGGTTGGTTCGAAATCTCCGCTGCACtctatcagcaccatggacagcgcccTACACACTACGCTTCCACCAAAACGGTTTTGCTTAGATCCAGCGGTGGTTTCCCCTTTTTAACATCTAGAAAGTAATGGCTCTCTGGGTCAAGGGCACACAGGGCCTCCACCAGTTGGCTGTTGTGTTCTCTGAATCGTTCTGACATTTCAACAATGACAGCATCCAAGAACAGTCTTTTACACTCAGTTTCTTCTCCTCTGTCGTCCTGGCCTACTGTACTGTCCACCACATACTAGAACTTCACAATACTGTCACAACTTTTAACATCCACTGACACCAGTAACCAGGTGTCCCCTTCTCCTTTGGCTCTGTTTGGGTACTTTGGCGAAGCCAATTTATGTTATCCATTGTTAGGTCCgagctagctaaataggctaaTAAAGCTAATGGTTTTTACAGCTAGCTAAGAAAATAACTAAACACTGAAAATCAAATATTAAAGACAGGTGTATCACGTTATTAATTTAGCATACCACAGATGATACtttttttgtaaaaaatgtatggaaaCCCAAAGGAGTCAAACCTAAGCTTTCCATAGCCCCCCTACACACACCAGGCACACTCTGCTAACCTGTCACTCTGCTTTTTTTAATATAGGGGCATAAAACTAGAGGGGACACAAGTTTCCTTTTGCCACCTTGTGGATCCGGGCCTGAGCTGCTGTAGTGTAGAGTGGtgatctctccacctcctctacctcctcccaccctcttcctccccGTCAGCACAAAATCCTGAGCCTCCCCTAGGAGTGCCTTCTCTACCCTCCTCACATAGTGTACAGAGCAGTACCCCCAGACTGAGCTCAGCTCCCATGCGAATCATCCACATCTGCAGCAGCACATCTTTGGCACAGCCACATGCTACTCTGCTATGCTGAACTAATGGTGGGGTTTACGCTAGTTACATCCCTACACAGGACATACTTTTCCATGGGCCACTAGCTTGCTGAAATGAATGTACTTGGCCAGGTGTTTTATTAACCCCTTCCCTCCCATCTCTAACTCCATACCACCACACAAGCACACCCACCTTCCAAATCAATACATGGATGGAGGCTGaccatgttttctctctctctctccatttcacttCTTTTGGATGGTGATACTGGAGGAGAGAGTGCGGTAAGGTATTATAATTAAGTGCCTCCCTCTCACACACGCATgcaagcacatgcacacacacacacatacacacctcacCTTCAAACAACCCTCTTAATTCTCTGACACTTAGTTATTCCTGTTCAGTTTCTTTGAATATCCTTTTCACACAAAAGCACGACACGTCGTGTAGCCTCTTTCATCGCTCCATTTCCTTTTGACTTTTTTCAGAACTGTATTTTACTTCTCTGAAATGTTTTAGCCTATCTTTGGAACGTCTCATACCAATATTTCATGCAGCGAATTAGTTGCTAATGAATCCTATAAAATAGAGCTTTGTTTGTCCTTGATAACCTTCGTTAATGTTCCTTTTGCTTACAGATGACGAAGAGGAAAACAAAACATGGTTTTCGTATAGGTCTCTGGCGCCATCCCGTGTATCCTCATGAAATGCATGTTTGACTTCAAGTGCTATTTTCTACTGCAAATTATCTTTGTTTGTTTAGTGATTATTACAGTTAATGTCATCAAACGAATTGATGGTGATATCAAGGATCAATACCATTTTGATAATTGTGCTCTTCTAAAGACAGACACCTATGCAACATAAAGCAGGCTTTCCGAGCAAACCCAGCAATCGTTATGTAAAGTAAGTCATGTATTGATTGAGATGAATGATGCCCAAATTTGTATTAATAATGTATTATCTGCGGTGGAGAGGGGcaaaagctttaagttcctctgcgtgcacatcactgatgatatgaaatggtcccttcacactGACAGACATTGAAGAAGGCaaaacagagcctcttcaacctcaggaggctgaagaaatgtgtcctGGCccttcacaaacttctacagatgcaccatcaagagcatcctgtcaggctgtattaCCGCATGTTACAGCAAGTGCACCGCCCGCAACCCGAGGGAtctccagagagtagtgaggtcagcccaacgcatcagcgggggcacactgcctgccctccaggacatctacagcacccggtgtcacaggaaggtcaagaagatcatcaaggacctcagccaccagagccacggcctgttcaccctacTACAGGCCATCAGTAGTGGTGCGTGGGTCAAATCCCTGGGGAAGCCAAGCCCTTTCATTCATgggcaatgttagctagttaacattagccttctacatctagctacatattgaacttccatcctctcaggccaggggcacaacaatgtatgaattaatggttggatcagaatcgctgttataatcattggccagtacggtgaattaagtaaaaccagaagtccaaatccctatctccatccatggttaATTTAGGAAAGGcccaacacaacgagatgcaacaattcaagatTTTTCTGCCAATGACatatgctctcaatgggatttgataggagtgacgcCAAATCCGAACTGTCTTCCCTTGATTCTTTTTTTGGGTGTGCCagaaccattcacagttgagctcgcttggtttagctcaacgctgattggcacATTTGTTATACTTTTTCTGTCAAGGGAGTTCAGATCGCTTCAGATAGATGGCATACACGTAGATAGAcagatgctttctcctgtgagatatattcagcctcttgcgaattgaaggagaATTATGAAACACGGAGACCAAAGACatattattttatgtttttaattGGGACGTTTTTGGTGGAAGTCTGGCTTCTCttggaatgtaggagaatataacataatatatctggtaaaagataatacaaagaaaaaaccaaccgttcttttgtattattttttgtaCCGCCATCTTTGAAATGTAAGAGAaaggccacaatgtattattccagcccaggtacaatatacattttggccactagatggcagcagtgtatgtgcaaagttttagattgatccaatgaaccattgcatttctgttaaatTTTGTTTTATCAACACTGTccaaatatgcctaatttgtttattaataactttttatgttcaaaattgtacactctcctcaaacaatagcatggtattatttcactgtaattgctactgtaaattggacagtgcagttagattaacaagaatttaagctttctgcccatatcagacatGTGTatatcctgggaaatgttcttgttacttacaacctcatgctaatcgcattagcctgcgttagctcaaccgtccattggaagggacaccgatcccgaagaagttttaaatagtacccgcaaaacacctgtctcaacgtcaacagtgaagagacgacttcgggatgctggccttctaggcagagttcctccagtgtctgtgttcttttgcctaccttaatcttttctttttattggccattccgagatatggctttttctttgcaactctatctagaaggccagcatcccggagtcgcctcttcactgatgacgttgagactggtgttttgcgggtactatttaatgaagctgccagctgaggacttgtgaggcgtctgtttctcaaactagacactctaatgtacttgtcctcttgctcagttgtgcaccagggcctcccactcctcgttctattctggttagggccagtttgcgctgttctgtgaagggagtagtacacagcgttgaacgagatctttagtttcttggcaatttctcgcatggaatagccttcatttctcagaacaagaatacactgacgagtttcagaagaaagttctttgtttctggctattttgagcctgtaattgaacccacaaatgctgatgctccagatactcaactagtctgaagaaggccagttttattgcttctttagtcAGAACAacggttttcagctgtgctaacataattgcaaaagggttttctaattatcaattaggCTTTTAAAAGTATATGCTTGGATTagataacacaacgtgccattggaacacaggagtgatggttgctgataatgggcctctgtacgcctatgtagatattccataaaaaatctgccattttcagctacaatagtcattgacaacattaacaatgtctacactgtatttctgatcaatttgatgttattttaatggacaaaaaatgtgcttttctttcaaaaacgaggACTTTTCTAAGTGatatttatattccagactctggTCCAGAAGCAAAGTGACATAGCTCactaatatatctactgctgttcatatcattcttagtgtgcgttgtgttttttaaatgtttattattatttgtgtacttgtttgacattttactgtattgttaggagctaggaacataagcatagCGCTGCACCCGctgtaacatctgctaaactgtgtacgcgaccaataaacgttgatttgaccTCACTATAACAGCAGTACAGTCAAATATGTTTTTCTCATTGTTCTGTCCGTGGTACCGTAATAAAGGACCTATCCGATATACAGTTTCACGCATGCGCACAGGACCTACTCCTTCTAACAGACTTGGCTGGAGAGGCTTTGGGAATTCCCCAGGACATCTCCTTTCGCGAGACGACTTGACCTGTAAACAATTTAGCACGGTAACGTTAATATTTATTTTACTCCGTGAAAAACCATCAAAGATTAACTTTGATGATATCAGTTAGAGCTTAGATGCAGCGCCCTGTACTGTTTTCGTAGACTTGGTCCTCTAGCACCTTTAgcgtgctagctagctaactaactgctTGAACATCAGTTACCAGCTTGAAAGCACAGCTAGCCTGCTACATTGCTTTTGCAAACTGGTTACTAGAATCATTCGATTTTAACCAGCTGTTGCAAAATAGTCTATTATAAAAAACgaatagctagctagcaacagtaTTCGTAATGGCTGGTATTCAGCCCAGGTGCGATTTTGGAAAGCAGCATGCACGGCCTATGCTTGGCTTCGGGCTTGACAAACACGAAACTCTGGGTACTTCTGCACCGGATGATTGGTGCGACAGTGGGCTAGAATGTCTGAGTGGAACAGCGCTGAGCCTGGATGACTCCTTCAGCAATGAGACATCCAAAACCTGGGGGCCCAGGTCCCCTCCTCACACGGCCTCCTACCCCTCACTGGATGACACTGACAAGCACCCTATGGACTTTAGTTCACTGGGTGGTGGAGAGAGGTTGGACTCGGCTATAGGGGACTCAATTACAGACGAGACGGTGGGGAGTATATCACAGGGGCTGGGGACCATGCACCTGAATGAACCAGTTATCAGTTACACAGTCGACGACCGTGGGAGGCAAGCAGCACCGAGCCTGGAGGAGGAAAGACAAAGGAGAGACGAGATGCTCAACACACTGAACTTTGTGTCTGAGGATGGAGACACGTGAGTAGGCTCTCGTTACTATTCACATGATGAACAGCAGTTTGTTGGCTATTTGTCATTGTTATCTCAAACATCTCCTTTGTTCATAGGGCTCTTCACTTGGCTCTTATCCACGAGCACTGGGCCTTCGTACAATACTTACTGGGGGTGATCGCTCTGGACAGGAGCTGGGTGCCTTACCTGGACATCCAGAACCACTTGGGACAGGTAAGCACAGGGACACACTGCTCTTCTGAGCTGAGATCAGCCACACCAGCATAGGGAGTTTCCCAATGGGGGGGTTTATTAACATGTAATTAACATGTGTCCACTTTCATTTTATTGGTCTCCTCACTCTTCATTTGGCCTTCTCAAATCTCCTACTTTGGGGACTTTTTGTCTCTATTGTGTTTTCCTCTATTTTCAATGTCCACTtcttttcttcctcctccttacTTCCT
Above is a window of Oncorhynchus tshawytscha isolate Ot180627B linkage group LG30, Otsh_v2.0, whole genome shotgun sequence DNA encoding:
- the LOC112250205 gene encoding NF-kappa-B inhibitor alpha-like → MAGIQPRCDFGKQHARPMLGFGLDKHETLGTSAPDDWCDSGLECLSGTALSLDDSFSNETSKTWGPRSPPHTASYPSLDDTDKHPMDFSSLGGGERLDSAIGDSITDETVGSISQGLGTMHLNEPVISYTVDDRGRQAAPSLEEERQRRDEMLNTLNFVSEDGDTALHLALIHEHWAFVQYLLGVIALDRSWVPYLDIQNHLGQTALHLAVIVDQSQCVRGLLWGGASAELQERGGNTPLHLAVRELRQDCVREITSNCQSTDYLHVTNYSGVSALHLAVQRGKEDIISMLIEAGADVNQRDPGSGRSPLHWAVESQSPRVVQLLLQRGANVDQPSYAGHTALYCSLHRPNKEVQALLKAGGASDAQAQDEEERESEEEFDDVVINGQRVH